A genomic window from Acinetobacter lwoffii includes:
- the pgsA gene encoding CDP-diacylglycerol--glycerol-3-phosphate 3-phosphatidyltransferase, whose amino-acid sequence MTTGRILNIPNILTLARIALIPVFLLVAYWPPAMGFDAHNPDMTRHIILTTIFVVAAVTDWFDGYLARTLNQTSAFGRFLDPVADKLMVAAALIVLVQWQPSMSMAFAAIVIISREITVSALREWMAELGARTNVAVSTVGKYKTAFQMIAITVFLLNWPPLEMLAYALLYTAVVLTLWSMFIYLKAAWPYLKQP is encoded by the coding sequence ATGACTACAGGTCGTATCCTGAATATTCCAAATATCTTGACCTTGGCGCGTATCGCTCTTATTCCGGTATTTCTATTGGTGGCTTACTGGCCGCCTGCAATGGGCTTTGATGCTCATAACCCCGACATGACGCGGCATATAATTTTAACCACGATCTTTGTGGTGGCTGCGGTCACGGACTGGTTTGATGGCTATCTGGCACGTACATTAAACCAGACTTCTGCTTTTGGACGTTTTCTCGACCCAGTTGCAGATAAATTGATGGTCGCAGCTGCACTGATTGTGCTGGTGCAATGGCAGCCTTCCATGTCGATGGCTTTTGCTGCGATTGTGATTATTTCGCGTGAAATTACTGTGTCAGCCTTACGTGAGTGGATGGCAGAGTTGGGTGCACGGACCAATGTTGCGGTTTCAACGGTGGGGAAATACAAAACTGCTTTCCAGATGATCGCCATCACCGTATTTCTGTTAAATTGGCCACCGCTGGAAATGCTGGCGTATGCCTTGCTATACACCGCAGTGGTACTCACTTTATGGTCGATGTTCATTTATCTGAAAGCGGCTTGGCCATATCTGAAACAGCCTTAA
- a CDS encoding thioesterase family protein, translating to MSLHALYAQIAEQEWVEFPQGWLQGRTLYGGLAAAMMMQKAVTHINDPAKHLLSCSVTFVGPIQQAKVRLSAEILRQGKSVTTIEVRLWQDDAVQSILIASFGISRDSEIQVQQQAQAPDYAAPEQLFQIPAGYGMPDCYDHFEVAWADVNLPCSASSRPDFGGWCRFHPEKHCNREFLVADLMAIFDIWPPGVLPMFKNMAPASSLTWTVTYVHPVQHQLHDWFKYKVFTDYAADGYTTEHAYLWDAENRLIAMARQTVTVFA from the coding sequence ATGTCTTTGCATGCACTTTATGCACAAATTGCCGAACAGGAATGGGTAGAGTTTCCACAGGGATGGTTACAGGGTCGTACTCTGTATGGTGGTCTGGCTGCCGCGATGATGATGCAAAAAGCCGTCACTCACATCAATGATCCGGCCAAGCATTTGCTGAGTTGCAGTGTGACCTTTGTCGGCCCGATTCAGCAAGCCAAAGTACGACTGAGTGCCGAAATCCTGCGGCAGGGCAAGTCGGTGACCACGATTGAAGTGCGCTTATGGCAGGACGACGCGGTGCAAAGTATTCTGATTGCCAGTTTTGGTATTTCCCGTGATTCAGAGATTCAGGTTCAGCAACAAGCTCAGGCACCCGACTATGCTGCGCCAGAGCAGCTGTTTCAGATTCCTGCTGGCTATGGCATGCCAGACTGTTATGATCATTTCGAAGTGGCCTGGGCGGATGTCAATCTGCCTTGTAGTGCCAGTTCTCGTCCGGACTTTGGCGGCTGGTGCCGTTTCCATCCCGAAAAGCATTGCAACCGTGAATTTCTGGTCGCCGACTTGATGGCCATCTTTGATATCTGGCCACCCGGGGTGTTACCGATGTTTAAAAACATGGCGCCTGCGAGTAGTCTGACCTGGACAGTGACCTATGTGCATCCGGTTCAACATCAATTGCATGATTGGTTTAAATATAAAGTATTTACCGACTATGCTGCGGATGGTTATACGACGGAGCATGCCTATCTCTGGGATGCCGAAAATCGCCTGATTGCAATGGCAAGACAAACAGTGACGGTGTTTGCCTAG
- the uvrC gene encoding excinuclease ABC subunit UvrC, whose protein sequence is MNENARPHIEKILANMTSLPGVYRMYGKDGELLYVGKAKNLKNRVSSYFVKTLDHPKTQALVARIYDIQTLVVRSETEALLLEQNLIKLHHPPYNIMLRDDKSYVYIFVSADKPYPRLASGRGKGKHQVGKFFGPYPSAYTARDTLVVLQKLFNVRSCENSFFANRTRPCLQYQIKRCSAPCVGFISPEDYKADVDNSIRFLQGDTKELNQELIAKMEAAAEALEFEKAVFYRDRMALLRDVQSQQAIYKLKGEADILSIAYQAGVTCVQIMHVRNGKMLGGKSYFPDMLSDDLGQMLADFIANFYFQVADEIPAELIVNLEVADRKELEAALSQHFGKKIQIKSKVRETRAEWLELAQMNVQHAIQGKLANHIELNERFHQLEQVVGRPVDRIECFDISHTMGEDTVASCVVFDSGGARKRDYRQFSIHDIQAGDDYAAMRQALTRRYKKALLPDLLLIDGGKGQLHMAMEVMQELGLDAFMVGVSKGEGRKPGLETLHFTDGSKIQLPEDHKALHLIQQVRDEAHRFAITKHRAKRDKKRGSSVLEVIPGLGPKRRRDLLTHFGGIQGVLKASERDLQLVPGLGSVMARMIYKVLHE, encoded by the coding sequence GTGAACGAAAACGCACGCCCCCATATTGAAAAAATCCTGGCGAATATGACCAGCCTGCCCGGGGTCTACCGGATGTATGGCAAAGACGGCGAATTATTGTATGTGGGTAAAGCCAAAAACCTGAAAAACCGGGTCTCCAGCTATTTTGTCAAAACGCTGGATCATCCCAAAACCCAGGCCTTGGTGGCACGGATTTATGATATCCAGACCCTGGTGGTACGTTCTGAAACTGAAGCCTTGTTGCTGGAACAGAACCTGATCAAGCTGCATCATCCGCCCTATAACATCATGCTGCGTGATGACAAATCTTATGTCTATATTTTTGTTTCGGCAGATAAACCCTATCCGCGTTTAGCCAGTGGGCGCGGCAAGGGCAAGCACCAGGTGGGCAAGTTTTTTGGACCTTATCCGAGTGCGTATACCGCCCGGGATACTCTGGTGGTGCTACAAAAACTGTTCAATGTGCGTTCCTGTGAAAACAGTTTTTTTGCCAACCGGACCCGGCCATGTCTGCAATACCAGATCAAACGCTGCTCTGCGCCCTGTGTCGGATTTATTTCTCCAGAAGACTATAAGGCAGATGTCGATAACTCGATCCGATTTTTGCAGGGCGATACCAAGGAGCTGAATCAGGAACTGATCGCAAAAATGGAAGCGGCCGCTGAAGCGCTGGAATTTGAAAAAGCGGTGTTCTATCGTGACCGGATGGCATTGTTAAGAGACGTACAGTCGCAGCAGGCGATCTATAAGCTCAAAGGCGAAGCCGATATCCTGTCGATTGCCTATCAGGCCGGGGTGACCTGTGTGCAGATCATGCATGTGCGCAACGGCAAAATGCTGGGTGGAAAAAGTTATTTCCCAGATATGCTCAGTGATGACCTGGGGCAGATGCTGGCCGATTTTATTGCCAATTTTTATTTTCAGGTGGCCGATGAAATCCCGGCTGAACTGATTGTTAATCTGGAAGTGGCTGATCGTAAAGAACTGGAAGCAGCACTCTCGCAGCATTTTGGCAAGAAAATCCAGATCAAGTCCAAAGTCCGCGAAACCCGGGCCGAATGGCTGGAACTGGCGCAGATGAATGTACAGCACGCGATTCAGGGCAAGCTGGCCAATCATATAGAATTAAATGAGCGTTTTCATCAGCTGGAGCAGGTGGTCGGCCGTCCGGTAGACCGGATCGAGTGCTTCGACATTTCACATACCATGGGCGAAGATACCGTGGCATCCTGTGTGGTCTTTGATAGTGGCGGCGCGCGCAAGCGTGATTATCGCCAGTTCTCCATTCATGATATTCAGGCGGGTGATGACTATGCCGCCATGCGTCAGGCGCTGACCCGTCGTTATAAAAAAGCCCTGTTGCCAGACTTGCTGCTGATTGATGGTGGCAAGGGGCAATTGCACATGGCAATGGAAGTCATGCAGGAACTGGGACTGGATGCCTTTATGGTCGGTGTGTCCAAAGGTGAGGGACGTAAGCCTGGTCTGGAAACCCTGCACTTTACCGATGGCAGTAAAATTCAATTACCGGAGGATCATAAGGCACTGCATCTAATTCAGCAGGTACGTGATGAAGCACACCGCTTTGCGATTACCAAGCATCGTGCCAAACGCGATAAAAAGCGTGGTTCATCAGTGCTGGAAGTGATTCCGGGGCTCGGACCAAAACGCCGTCGGGATTTGCTGACCCATTTTGGCGGGATTCAGGGCGTACTGAAAGCCTCAGAAAGAGATCTGCAACTGGTACCGGGACTGGGTTCAGTCATGGCCCGGATGATTTATAAAGTGCTGCATGAATGA